A single region of the Pseudomonas solani genome encodes:
- a CDS encoding response regulator has product MARIQLVDDDPLILRTLQRAMRDADWELEPFDDPVLALHALAEKPYEVIVCDHHMPDIDGVTYLQFAKQCQPASIRILLSGMADHQALMQAINQAEIYRLIPKPWENAELLATVRGALNLYRTREHDRRELDLLQIHKHRGEAERMQIKVLKTRHGELYEVQRDEQGRIVLDGEE; this is encoded by the coding sequence ATGGCACGTATCCAGTTGGTCGACGATGACCCGTTGATCCTCCGCACGCTCCAGCGAGCGATGCGGGATGCCGACTGGGAGCTGGAACCGTTCGACGATCCGGTCCTGGCGTTGCACGCCCTGGCGGAAAAGCCCTATGAGGTGATCGTCTGCGACCACCATATGCCCGACATCGATGGCGTCACCTACCTGCAATTCGCCAAGCAATGCCAGCCCGCCAGCATCCGTATCCTCCTGAGCGGCATGGCCGATCACCAGGCACTGATGCAGGCGATCAACCAGGCTGAAATCTATCGGCTCATCCCCAAGCCCTGGGAAAACGCAGAGCTGCTCGCCACCGTCCGGGGGGCGTTGAACCTGTACCGGACGCGCGAGCATGACCGCAGGGAACTCGACCTCCTGCAGATCCACAAGCACCGGGGCGAAGCCGAGCGCATGCAGATCAAGGTGCTCAAGACCCGTCACGGTGAGCTGTACGAAGTGCAGCGAGATGAACAGGGTCGCATCGTGCTGGACGGGGAGGAGTGA
- a CDS encoding cytochrome-c peroxidase, which produces MNAHIKQRILHLALVVLPLASPCIAAPLNEPIKPLPRWHTEDAGRAELGRRLFNDKRLSANGAVACSSCHQLDRGGADDKRLSVGLNGDLTLVNTPTVLNASLNFRQFWNGRAATLEAQVDDVIRNPREMGSEWPALLARLAADETYRDAFESSYADGVTQANVQNAIATYERTLLTPKARFDLFLEGDSTAISDEEKTGYARFKQSGCISCHQGMNVGGNMFQKFGVMGDYFKDKGSSSEADLGRFSVTGRDEDRHVFKVPGLRNVELTAPYFHDASAQTLEDAVDVMFKYQLGRKADPEDKRLIILFLKTLTGETKGAQ; this is translated from the coding sequence ATGAACGCCCACATCAAGCAGCGCATCCTGCACCTTGCGCTGGTGGTGTTGCCGCTGGCCTCCCCGTGCATCGCCGCGCCGCTCAATGAACCGATCAAACCCTTGCCTCGCTGGCATACCGAAGACGCGGGACGGGCCGAGCTGGGCCGCCGGCTTTTCAACGACAAGCGCCTCTCCGCCAACGGAGCCGTGGCCTGCTCCAGCTGCCACCAGTTGGACCGGGGCGGGGCCGATGACAAGCGCCTGTCCGTCGGCCTCAACGGTGACCTGACGCTGGTGAACACGCCCACCGTGCTCAATGCCAGCCTCAACTTCCGCCAGTTCTGGAATGGCCGCGCCGCGACCCTGGAGGCGCAGGTCGACGATGTCATCCGCAACCCCAGGGAAATGGGGTCCGAATGGCCTGCGTTGCTCGCGCGCCTGGCGGCGGACGAGACCTACAGGGACGCCTTCGAGTCGAGCTACGCAGATGGGGTGACCCAGGCGAACGTCCAGAACGCCATCGCGACCTACGAGCGGACGCTGCTCACGCCCAAGGCCCGATTCGACCTGTTCCTGGAAGGCGACTCCACGGCCATCAGCGATGAGGAGAAGACGGGGTATGCGCGCTTCAAGCAGAGCGGATGCATCTCCTGCCACCAAGGCATGAACGTGGGCGGCAACATGTTCCAGAAATTCGGGGTCATGGGGGACTACTTCAAGGACAAAGGGAGCAGCTCCGAAGCCGACCTCGGGCGCTTCTCGGTCACCGGCCGGGACGAGGACCGCCATGTGTTCAAGGTGCCAGGCCTGCGCAACGTCGAGCTCACCGCGCCCTACTTCCACGATGCCTCGGCGCAGACCCTGGAGGACGCCGTGGACGTGATGTTCAAGTACCAGCTGGGCCGCAAGGCGGACCCGGAGGACAAGCGGCTGATCATCCTCTTCCTGAAAACGCTGACGGGTGAAACGAAAGGTGCGCAGTGA
- a CDS encoding CsgG/HfaB family protein — MSIVSRTALLPILATVALAGLSGCATETSTAVAVQQVESVNRPYSGVRAPIAVGKFDNRSSYMRGIFSDGVDRLGGQAKTILITHLQQTNRFNVLDRDNMSEIQQEAAIKGQAQRLKGADFVVTGDVTEFGRKEVGDHQLFGILGRGKTQIAYAKVALNIVNISTSEVVYSTQGAGEYALSNREVIGFGGTASYDSTLNGKVLDLAMREAVNKLVNAVESGAWKPQN; from the coding sequence ATGAGCATCGTTTCGAGAACCGCTTTGCTGCCGATCCTGGCTACGGTGGCGTTGGCCGGCCTGTCGGGCTGCGCCACCGAAACCTCCACCGCCGTCGCCGTGCAGCAGGTCGAAAGCGTCAACCGTCCCTACAGTGGCGTGCGCGCGCCGATCGCGGTCGGCAAGTTCGATAACCGCTCCAGCTACATGCGCGGCATCTTCTCCGACGGCGTCGACCGCCTCGGCGGCCAGGCCAAGACCATCCTCATCACTCACCTGCAGCAGACCAACCGCTTCAACGTGCTGGACCGCGACAACATGAGCGAGATCCAGCAGGAAGCCGCGATCAAGGGCCAGGCCCAGCGCCTCAAGGGTGCCGATTTCGTGGTCACCGGCGACGTCACCGAGTTCGGCCGCAAGGAAGTGGGCGACCACCAGCTGTTCGGCATCCTCGGTCGCGGCAAGACCCAGATCGCCTACGCCAAGGTGGCCCTGAACATCGTCAACATCTCCACCTCCGAGGTCGTCTATTCGACCCAGGGCGCCGGCGAGTACGCGCTGTCCAACCGCGAAGTGATCGGCTTCGGCGGCACCGCCAGCTACGACTCCACCCTCAACGGCAAGGTGCTCGACCTGGCCATGCGCGAGGCGGTGAACAAGCTGGTGAATGCGGTGGAGAGCGGCGCCTGGAAGCCGCAGAACTGA
- the dusA gene encoding tRNA dihydrouridine(20/20a) synthase DusA: MMDWTDRNCRFFLRLLSRHALLYTEMVTTGALLQGDRARFLRHDEAEHPLALQLGGSVPADLAACARFAEEAGYDEVNLNVGCPSDRVQNNMIGACLMGHPALVADCVKAMLDAVAIPVTVKHRIGINGRDSYAELCDFVGQVRDAGCRSFTVHARIAILEGLSPKENREIPPLRYDVAAQLKQDFPDLELILNGGIKTLDECAAHLEVFDGVMLGREAYHNPYLLAGVDARLFGGQAPQPTRAEALAALRPYIERHIAEGGQMHHITRHVLGLGQGFPGARRFRQLLSVDVHKTQDPLGLLDQATELLRGH; the protein is encoded by the coding sequence ATGATGGATTGGACAGATAGAAATTGTCGGTTCTTCCTACGCCTGCTTTCGCGCCATGCGCTGCTGTACACGGAGATGGTGACCACCGGGGCGCTGCTCCAGGGGGATCGTGCGCGCTTCCTGCGTCATGACGAGGCCGAGCACCCTCTGGCGCTGCAGCTGGGCGGCAGCGTGCCGGCCGATCTGGCGGCCTGCGCGCGCTTTGCGGAGGAAGCGGGTTACGACGAGGTGAACCTCAACGTCGGCTGCCCCAGTGACCGGGTGCAGAACAACATGATCGGCGCCTGCCTGATGGGGCATCCGGCGCTGGTGGCCGATTGCGTGAAGGCGATGCTGGACGCGGTGGCGATCCCCGTGACGGTCAAGCACCGCATCGGCATCAACGGCCGCGACAGCTATGCCGAGCTGTGTGATTTCGTCGGCCAGGTCCGCGACGCCGGCTGCCGCAGCTTCACCGTGCATGCGCGCATCGCGATCCTCGAAGGCCTGTCGCCGAAGGAGAACCGTGAAATCCCGCCACTGCGCTACGACGTCGCCGCGCAACTGAAGCAGGATTTCCCGGACCTGGAGCTGATCCTCAACGGCGGCATCAAGACGCTGGATGAGTGCGCGGCCCACCTCGAGGTATTCGACGGCGTGATGCTCGGCCGCGAGGCCTATCACAACCCCTACCTGCTGGCAGGCGTGGATGCGCGGCTATTCGGTGGCCAGGCGCCGCAACCGACCCGGGCCGAGGCCCTGGCGGCACTGCGCCCCTATATAGAACGGCACATCGCGGAAGGCGGGCAGATGCATCACATCACCCGCCATGTGCTGGGCCTGGGCCAGGGCTTCCCCGGGGCGCGGCGCTTCCGTCAGCTGCTCTCGGTGGACGTGCACAAGACCCAGGACCCGTTGGGCCTGCTGGATCAGGCCACCGAGCTGTTACGCGGCCACTAA
- a CDS encoding putative bifunctional diguanylate cyclase/phosphodiesterase, with protein sequence MSHYIPAGNRRVLIIDDTPSMHEDYRKILSPEATQCLSSMESLLFGVAEPRPSTRYELDHAYQGQDGHDLAEQALAEYRPYAMAFVDMRMPPGWNGLETIERLWRLDPDLQIALCTAFSDLAWDELSERLNLNDRLLVLKKPFDAIEIRQIANTLTAKWQAMQENKIRVKALEITIEHRASELLKLAHHLQYDALTGLPNLNLLRDRLVRCIRTSPTSGFSLLYIGLDRLKHINNAWGYPFGDAVLQASGTAIQRALKDEDVLYRPGSDQFVVVGDFSDRGGDTAFSAQLLAAIATPRLVEGEVLAVTASIGVSRYPDHGDDPRMLIKRAETAMHEAKGQERNTARLYDPMLKQRARDQQSLEVAIRRALENEEFVLHYQPKIDLRSGRVIGCEALIRWFQPNGEAIPPTRFIPVAEESGLIVPLSRWVLKEACRQTHLWNLHGSGPLCTAINLSPVDFRQGDFLPALKQALKSSGVDPGCIELEITERLLVQDHEGSALVLQGAKSLGVRLAIDDFGTGYSNLGYLKLFPIDTLKIDQSFVRDIGVHEKDAALVAAIIAMSDSLGLTVTAEGVETAEQLEFLMSRHCDEAQGYHFSRALPAAEFAEFARRRNGHAGAER encoded by the coding sequence ATGAGCCACTACATTCCTGCGGGAAACCGGCGCGTCCTGATCATCGACGACACCCCTTCGATGCATGAGGACTATCGCAAGATCCTCAGCCCCGAGGCGACACAGTGCCTCTCCTCGATGGAGTCCCTGCTCTTCGGAGTAGCGGAACCCAGGCCCTCCACCCGCTACGAACTGGATCATGCCTACCAGGGCCAGGACGGCCACGACCTGGCGGAGCAGGCGTTGGCCGAATACCGCCCCTACGCGATGGCATTCGTCGACATGCGCATGCCTCCGGGTTGGAACGGCCTCGAAACCATCGAAAGGCTCTGGCGGCTCGATCCTGATCTGCAAATCGCGTTGTGCACGGCGTTCTCCGACCTGGCGTGGGACGAACTGAGCGAACGCCTGAACCTCAATGACCGGCTGCTGGTGCTGAAGAAGCCATTCGATGCCATCGAAATCCGCCAGATCGCCAACACCCTGACGGCCAAGTGGCAGGCCATGCAGGAGAACAAGATCAGGGTCAAGGCGCTGGAGATCACCATCGAACACCGAGCATCGGAGTTGCTGAAACTCGCGCACCATCTTCAGTACGACGCGCTGACCGGGCTTCCCAACCTGAACCTTCTCCGGGACCGGCTGGTGCGGTGCATCCGCACATCGCCGACGTCCGGATTCTCTCTCCTGTACATCGGCCTCGACCGTCTCAAACATATAAACAACGCCTGGGGTTATCCATTCGGGGATGCCGTGCTGCAGGCGAGCGGCACCGCCATCCAGCGCGCGCTGAAGGACGAGGACGTGCTCTACCGGCCAGGCTCGGACCAATTCGTGGTGGTGGGTGACTTCTCCGACAGAGGGGGCGACACCGCATTTTCCGCCCAGCTCCTGGCCGCCATCGCCACACCGCGCCTAGTTGAAGGTGAGGTGCTGGCCGTGACGGCGAGCATCGGGGTGAGCCGCTACCCTGACCACGGCGACGACCCGCGCATGTTGATCAAGCGGGCCGAGACCGCCATGCACGAGGCCAAGGGCCAGGAACGCAACACGGCACGGCTCTACGATCCGATGCTCAAGCAGCGCGCCCGGGACCAGCAGTCACTGGAAGTGGCGATCCGGCGCGCACTGGAAAACGAAGAGTTCGTGCTCCATTACCAGCCCAAGATCGACCTGCGTAGCGGCCGCGTCATCGGCTGCGAGGCCCTGATACGGTGGTTCCAGCCCAACGGCGAAGCCATTCCGCCAACCCGCTTCATCCCGGTAGCGGAAGAGTCCGGTCTTATCGTGCCCTTGAGCCGATGGGTGCTGAAGGAGGCGTGCCGGCAAACACACCTGTGGAATCTTCATGGGTCCGGGCCGCTCTGTACCGCGATCAATCTTTCCCCTGTGGACTTCCGCCAGGGCGACTTCCTCCCGGCACTGAAGCAAGCGCTGAAGAGCTCGGGCGTCGATCCCGGCTGCATTGAACTGGAAATAACCGAGCGCCTGCTGGTGCAGGATCATGAAGGCAGCGCCCTCGTGCTGCAGGGCGCCAAGTCGCTCGGGGTAAGGCTGGCGATCGACGATTTCGGCACCGGCTATTCCAATCTCGGCTACCTGAAGCTGTTCCCGATCGATACGTTGAAGATCGACCAGTCGTTCGTCCGCGACATAGGCGTGCATGAGAAGGACGCAGCCCTCGTCGCCGCCATTATCGCCATGTCCGACAGCCTCGGGCTCACCGTCACGGCCGAGGGGGTCGAGACCGCCGAGCAGCTGGAGTTCCTGATGAGCCGACACTGCGATGAAGCTCAGGGCTACCATTTTTCACGGGCCTTGCCGGCCGCCGAATTCGCTGAATTCGCCAGGCGCCGCAACGGCCACGCCGGAGCGGAACGATGA
- a CDS encoding ATP-binding protein, which yields MDNPGNRRILLIDDTPSIHDDFRKILAPEPSDTQALDAFEAQLFGTGPTTEVREFEIDSAYRGQDGLKLLEKALVEDRPYAMAFVDMRMPQGWDGVETIEHLWQTDPRLQVVVCTAYADYSWEELLARLRVADRLLILKKPFDNIEVSQLACSLTAKWDMTQRLQQQMESLEHQVRVRTEDLTRTNSVLQQEMAERKQLESQLIQNEKLASIGQLAAGVAHEINNPIGFISSNHSTLETYFRELLEVLQAYESAEPSIADEDLKARVIALRKRVDLDYLKDDIPSLLNETREGIGRVRKIIQDLKDFSRVDTDTEWQWADIHQGIESTLNIVASEVKYRADIVRNFGDLPEVKCLPSQINQVVMNLVVNAAQAMGEARGRIVITTWAGDGRVGIEIADDGSGIPDDVLPHIFDPFFTTKPVGKGTGLGLSLSYGIVQKHGGTLSVQSHEGEGTRFKIELPIDASHRQA from the coding sequence ATGGACAACCCGGGTAACCGCCGCATTCTGCTGATCGACGACACGCCGTCCATCCACGACGACTTTCGCAAGATCCTCGCGCCGGAGCCCAGTGATACCCAGGCGCTGGATGCATTCGAAGCGCAGTTGTTCGGCACGGGCCCGACCACGGAGGTGAGAGAGTTCGAGATCGATTCGGCCTATCGCGGCCAGGACGGCCTTAAGCTGCTGGAGAAGGCACTGGTCGAGGACAGGCCCTATGCGATGGCCTTCGTCGACATGCGCATGCCGCAGGGGTGGGATGGAGTGGAAACCATCGAGCACCTCTGGCAGACGGACCCGCGACTGCAAGTCGTCGTCTGCACCGCATATGCCGACTATTCATGGGAGGAGCTGCTCGCCAGGCTCAGGGTGGCGGACAGGCTGCTGATCCTGAAGAAGCCCTTCGACAATATCGAAGTCAGCCAGCTCGCCTGTTCGCTCACCGCCAAGTGGGACATGACCCAGCGCCTGCAGCAGCAGATGGAAAGCCTCGAACACCAGGTGCGGGTCCGGACCGAGGACCTGACACGTACCAACAGCGTCCTGCAGCAGGAGATGGCCGAGCGCAAGCAGTTGGAAAGCCAGTTGATACAGAACGAGAAGCTGGCATCGATCGGGCAGCTCGCCGCTGGCGTAGCGCATGAGATCAACAACCCGATCGGCTTCATCTCGTCCAATCACAGCACGCTGGAAACCTACTTCCGCGAACTGCTTGAAGTCCTGCAGGCCTATGAATCGGCGGAACCATCCATCGCAGACGAGGACTTGAAGGCACGGGTGATCGCCCTTCGCAAGCGGGTCGACCTGGATTACCTCAAGGACGACATCCCCTCGCTGCTGAATGAAACGAGGGAGGGCATCGGCCGGGTCCGCAAGATAATCCAGGACCTGAAGGACTTCTCCCGCGTTGATACCGACACGGAGTGGCAATGGGCCGATATCCATCAGGGCATAGAGTCGACGCTGAACATCGTGGCGAGCGAGGTGAAGTACCGCGCCGACATAGTGCGGAACTTCGGCGACCTGCCGGAGGTGAAATGCCTGCCCTCGCAGATCAACCAGGTCGTCATGAATCTCGTGGTCAACGCAGCGCAAGCCATGGGGGAGGCACGAGGAAGAATCGTGATCACCACCTGGGCGGGCGACGGGCGGGTGGGGATCGAGATAGCGGATGACGGCAGTGGCATTCCTGATGATGTGCTGCCCCACATCTTCGATCCGTTCTTCACCACCAAACCAGTCGGCAAGGGCACGGGCCTGGGGCTTTCGCTCTCCTATGGGATCGTGCAGAAGCATGGCGGCACCCTGTCGGTGCAAAGCCATGAAGGCGAAGGAACCCGCTTCAAGATCGAACTACCGATCGATGCGTCACATCGCCAGGCATGA
- a CDS encoding dual specificity protein phosphatase family protein has protein sequence MPYEKSGWTISAGYRGGVIQGPGGETIYFGTHHDLSKTANRVDLRHMSHGMDDTADKCIPCFIAAADIIHSELQTRGSATVHCANGNSRTSFALIAYLCRYAGFTIEDAGTFLTKGQAERTDITFSLTKQVNNNSYWGWLNEAKWSEIVTDASRGTDYRAMYSVSGPSKSGNKVHHAVQTNISRGIPSAHAVEDDDSSSSSDSVHYSYGMRIRESEVRELKKNAAVYMGYKY, from the coding sequence ATGCCATACGAAAAGAGTGGCTGGACAATCTCGGCAGGTTACAGAGGAGGAGTCATCCAAGGCCCGGGAGGGGAAACCATCTACTTCGGAACCCATCACGACCTGTCGAAGACCGCGAACAGAGTGGATCTGCGCCATATGAGCCATGGCATGGATGACACCGCAGATAAGTGCATTCCCTGTTTCATAGCGGCTGCGGACATCATCCATTCGGAACTGCAAACCAGGGGCTCCGCGACGGTACATTGCGCTAACGGTAACAGCAGGACCTCCTTCGCACTCATCGCGTACCTTTGCCGTTACGCCGGGTTCACGATTGAAGACGCCGGCACCTTCCTGACAAAGGGCCAGGCAGAGCGCACCGACATCACCTTCTCCCTTACGAAACAGGTCAATAACAACAGCTATTGGGGTTGGCTAAACGAGGCGAAGTGGTCCGAGATTGTTACCGATGCCTCCAGGGGGACTGACTACAGGGCGATGTACAGCGTCTCGGGCCCATCAAAAAGCGGAAACAAGGTGCACCACGCCGTTCAGACGAATATCTCCCGCGGGATACCCAGCGCACACGCAGTGGAGGATGACGACAGCTCCAGCAGTTCCGACTCTGTGCATTACTCCTATGGAATGCGCATTCGGGAATCCGAAGTCCGCGAACTCAAAAAGAATGCGGCGGTTTATATGGGGTACAAGTATTAG
- a CDS encoding GNAT family N-acetyltransferase, whose translation MSDRVSIHLAGAPGIQAAEKLLELDGYSSFRQVMSGELTVALDEECYLVALGGDYVGFAVVRGASAGNSGFFEIFRLFVAVPARGKGVGRRAVAQIIDLLKKRGKDELVLEIESDIAASFWENVLQGYKIHDLHNGKRIVHLYPA comes from the coding sequence ATGTCGGATCGGGTTTCCATTCACCTGGCGGGCGCTCCGGGTATCCAGGCTGCGGAGAAGCTGCTCGAGCTGGATGGTTACAGCAGTTTCAGGCAGGTGATGAGCGGGGAGTTGACCGTAGCCCTGGACGAGGAGTGTTACCTGGTGGCGCTTGGGGGTGACTACGTTGGCTTTGCGGTGGTCCGAGGCGCTTCTGCCGGCAATTCGGGTTTCTTCGAGATCTTCCGGCTGTTCGTTGCAGTGCCCGCTCGTGGCAAGGGGGTGGGCAGGCGCGCGGTGGCTCAGATCATCGACCTGCTGAAGAAGCGGGGCAAGGATGAGCTGGTTCTGGAGATCGAGAGCGATATCGCGGCTTCGTTCTGGGAGAACGTGCTGCAGGGCTACAAGATCCATGACCTGCATAACGGCAAGCGCATCGTCCACCTCTATCCCGCCTGA
- a CDS encoding DAHL domain-containing protein → MSDIRRGNLWVVLVGAALALAGTLLFLFLRADAYEPARYFGSLAILRQIKQSDAQWEVQVLRSRMGINLDYDLLVDPLSEMDSNWQRLEQRLADAPLHNPERWERSKELYRTALEEKSGLIEAFKSHNAILRNSLNFLPTAEDDVQNLISDQRSSMVLDTTSGYVFDALLSTMEYSQVTTDEKAEDIQLGLQKIEEQKAGLSPDIGSAIDLFSAHVRTVLSEQKQVNALLNQIAAVPVATRLDALIEVLSGEQLAAAAQDQISHRYLLVFAAILAALLLFLGYWLLRSYAEINRMNKALQAANDELERRVQVRTHELQRAQSELVAAARHAGMAEIATNVLHNVGNVLNSVNISADLVARRVRNSKALGLARAVEMMTAHQEDLGAFISHDEKGKLLPGYIAQVSEALSSERESIVNELEQMTRSVNHIKEIVSTQQSYAGPSSIVEPISINELMEDALRMQSDSLVRHQVEIVKEYDDLPEVVLDKHRTLLILVNLISNAKQAMSAQEDRPRRLTLSAQLGASSLTIRVRDNGEGIEQANLTRIFAHGFTTRKDGHGFGLHSCALAAIEMDGSLRVESDGLGTGACFTLEIPMKKRGLAHGQPG, encoded by the coding sequence GTGAGCGATATCCGCAGGGGTAACCTCTGGGTCGTATTGGTTGGCGCCGCTCTCGCACTCGCCGGCACGCTCCTGTTCCTGTTCCTCCGGGCGGATGCCTACGAGCCCGCCCGCTACTTCGGGTCGCTGGCGATACTCCGCCAGATCAAGCAGAGCGATGCCCAGTGGGAAGTCCAGGTGCTGCGCTCGCGCATGGGCATCAACCTTGACTACGACTTGCTGGTCGACCCGCTCAGTGAAATGGACAGCAACTGGCAGCGCCTCGAACAACGCCTCGCGGATGCGCCCCTGCACAACCCGGAGCGTTGGGAACGGAGCAAGGAGCTCTACAGGACGGCGCTTGAGGAGAAATCCGGCCTGATCGAGGCGTTCAAGTCGCATAACGCCATCCTGCGGAACTCACTGAATTTTCTACCCACCGCCGAAGATGACGTGCAGAACCTGATCAGTGACCAACGCAGCAGCATGGTGCTCGACACGACATCCGGCTACGTGTTCGACGCACTCCTGAGCACGATGGAGTATTCGCAGGTCACCACGGACGAAAAGGCCGAGGACATACAGCTCGGCCTGCAGAAGATCGAGGAACAGAAGGCCGGGCTGAGCCCTGACATCGGCAGCGCCATCGACCTGTTCTCGGCTCATGTCCGGACCGTTCTCAGCGAACAGAAGCAGGTCAACGCCCTGCTCAACCAGATCGCCGCCGTGCCTGTGGCCACGCGCCTGGACGCGCTGATCGAAGTATTGAGCGGGGAGCAGTTGGCGGCCGCCGCCCAGGATCAGATCTCCCACCGCTACCTGCTGGTATTCGCAGCCATCCTGGCGGCGCTGCTGTTGTTCCTGGGCTACTGGCTCCTGCGCAGCTATGCGGAGATCAACCGCATGAACAAGGCGTTGCAAGCCGCCAATGACGAACTCGAACGGCGGGTACAGGTACGGACCCACGAACTGCAACGAGCCCAGAGCGAGCTGGTTGCCGCTGCCCGGCATGCGGGCATGGCCGAGATCGCGACCAACGTGCTGCACAACGTCGGCAATGTGCTGAACAGCGTGAATATTTCCGCCGACCTGGTGGCGCGCCGGGTGCGCAATTCCAAAGCGCTCGGCCTGGCCAGGGCGGTGGAGATGATGACGGCGCACCAGGAGGACCTCGGCGCCTTCATCAGTCACGACGAGAAGGGAAAGCTGCTGCCCGGCTACATCGCCCAGGTATCGGAGGCGCTCTCGTCGGAGCGGGAGAGCATCGTCAATGAGCTCGAGCAGATGACTCGGAGCGTCAACCACATCAAGGAGATCGTCTCGACCCAGCAGTCCTACGCTGGCCCCTCCAGCATCGTCGAACCCATCAGCATCAATGAGCTCATGGAAGATGCGTTGCGCATGCAGTCCGACTCGCTGGTTCGCCACCAGGTCGAGATCGTGAAGGAGTATGACGACCTGCCGGAAGTCGTCCTGGACAAGCACCGCACCCTGCTCATCCTGGTGAACCTGATCAGTAACGCCAAGCAGGCCATGAGTGCGCAGGAGGATCGGCCACGACGCCTGACCCTGTCCGCGCAACTGGGGGCCTCCAGCCTGACCATCCGCGTCCGGGACAACGGCGAGGGGATCGAGCAGGCCAACCTGACGCGCATCTTCGCCCACGGCTTCACCACCCGGAAAGACGGCCACGGTTTCGGGCTTCACAGTTGCGCTCTCGCTGCCATCGAGATGGACGGCTCGTTGCGGGTCGAAAGCGACGGCCTGGGGACGGGTGCCTGCTTCACCCTGGAAATCCCAATGAAGAAGAGAGGGCTGGCGCATGGACAACCCGGGTAA
- a CDS encoding HD domain-containing phosphohydrolase → MEDNTPTDATRFTVLLVDDEVFILNSLKRLLRSQPYDLLLAESGEQALELLASHPVDLVVSDARMPSMDGATLLAEIYRRHPQTIRILLTGYTDMPTLIKAINEGRIYRYLSKPWDDAELLSTLEQSLAHLHSERERQRLEKVTRQQKAALEQLNATLEKRVESRTAELQQTADMLDLAYAELKRSYVVSTEVFSLLVNQRLPQGKQTNQALNELVRACCNAGLVESSLEHDLIMAAALYNVGKLGWSDSMLARPSDLMHHHERDTFRAYPETSESLLMSLEPMQDAARLIRHHQERWDGSGFPDHLKGSAIPQGSRLLKLAVDFVELQRGLVLERNMNRDEALMFIRKYAGRLYDPDMIEPFVQVCASYLTDITLADPRVRGLGTRDLEGGMVLARNLNADNGMLLLNAGKALTPVLVEKLIAFEAMEGARYTVFVRVAETA, encoded by the coding sequence ATGGAAGACAACACACCCACGGATGCGACCCGTTTCACTGTGCTCCTGGTTGACGATGAGGTCTTCATCCTCAACAGCCTGAAGAGGCTTCTGCGCAGCCAGCCTTACGATCTCCTCCTGGCGGAGAGCGGCGAGCAGGCTCTCGAACTGCTCGCCAGTCATCCCGTCGATCTGGTCGTGTCCGATGCCCGCATGCCATCGATGGACGGTGCGACGCTGCTGGCGGAAATCTATCGACGTCATCCGCAGACCATCCGCATCCTGCTCACGGGCTACACGGACATGCCGACGCTGATCAAGGCGATAAACGAGGGGCGCATATACCGTTACCTGAGCAAGCCCTGGGATGACGCGGAGCTCCTGTCCACCCTCGAGCAGTCGCTGGCCCACCTGCACTCCGAACGCGAGCGCCAGCGGCTCGAGAAGGTGACCCGGCAGCAGAAGGCCGCCCTCGAACAGCTCAATGCGACGCTGGAGAAACGCGTCGAGTCGCGTACCGCAGAGCTCCAGCAGACGGCCGACATGCTCGACCTGGCCTACGCGGAGCTCAAGCGCAGCTACGTGGTCAGCACCGAGGTCTTTTCCCTTCTGGTCAACCAGCGGCTTCCCCAGGGCAAGCAAACCAACCAGGCGCTCAACGAACTGGTCCGTGCCTGCTGCAATGCCGGCCTCGTGGAGTCCTCGCTGGAGCACGACCTGATCATGGCCGCTGCGCTCTACAACGTGGGCAAGCTCGGCTGGAGCGACAGCATGCTGGCGAGGCCGTCGGACCTGATGCACCACCATGAGCGCGATACCTTCAGGGCTTACCCGGAAACCAGCGAATCGCTGCTGATGTCGCTCGAACCGATGCAGGATGCGGCAAGGCTGATCCGCCACCATCAAGAGCGCTGGGATGGCAGCGGCTTTCCAGACCACCTCAAGGGCAGCGCCATCCCCCAGGGTTCGAGATTGCTCAAGCTCGCCGTGGACTTCGTGGAGTTGCAACGAGGCCTGGTGCTGGAGCGCAACATGAACCGGGACGAGGCCCTGATGTTCATTCGCAAGTACGCGGGGCGGCTGTACGACCCCGACATGATCGAGCCCTTCGTCCAGGTCTGCGCCTCATACCTGACGGACATCACGCTCGCCGATCCCCGCGTGCGCGGGCTGGGTACGCGCGACCTCGAAGGCGGCATGGTGCTGGCACGCAACCTCAACGCGGACAACGGCATGTTGCTGCTCAACGCGGGCAAGGCGCTGACCCCGGTGCTGGTAGAGAAACTGATCGCCTTCGAGGCGATGGAAGGTGCGCGCTACACCGTGTTCGTGCGCGTTGCGGAAACAGCCTGA